The following is a genomic window from Cupriavidus taiwanensis.
CTACAACTCGATGTCCGACGGCGAACTGAATGAGGGCGCTACGTGGGAAGCTGCGCTGTCCGCCGCGCACCACAGGCTTGGCAATCTGATTGCGCTGGTCGATATCAACCGCCAGCAGGCAGACGGCGTCTCGCACGAAGTGCTGGGCTTCGAGCCGGCCCACGACAAGTGGCGTGCCTTCGGCTGGCATGTCCAGCGCGTCGACGGCAATGACCTGCCGGCCGTGATCGAGGCCTTTGACCGGGCCCGTGCCGTGAAGGAACCGGTGCCCCGCGTGATTCTCTTCGACACGCTGATGGGCAAGGGCGTGCCGTTCCTGGAAGCGCGCGAGAAGAACCATTTCATTCGCGTAGAAGCAGACGAGTGGCAACAGGCCATCGCCGACCTGGATGCCAACTACGCCACGGGAGCCCGCCAATGAGCGCCGCCACGACTACCTCCAAGCCGCGCCTGACGACGTCGGCCATGATCGCCTCGATTGCCGCCGAAGGGCAGCGCACGCGCACCGCGCCGTTCGGCCATGCCCTGGTGGCCGAAGCCGAAAAGCGGCCCGAGATCGTCGGCATGACGGCCGACCTGTCGAAGTACACCGACCTGCATATCTTCAACCAGGCCTTCCCCGAGCGCCATTTGCAGATGGGGATGGCCGAGCAACTGCTGATGGCGGCCGCAGGCGGCATGGCGAAAGAAGGGTTCATGCCGTTCGCGACCACGTACGCGGTGTTCGCCACGCGGCGCGCCTACGACTTCATTCATCAGGTCATTGCGGAAGAGAACCTCAACGTCAAGATCTGCGCCGCGCTGCCCGGCCTCACCACTGGCTACGGCCCCAGCCACCAGGCCACCGAAGACATTGCCCTGATGCGGGGCATCCCCGGCCTGACCATCGTGGATCCTTGCGACGCGCTGGATACCGAGCAGGCGGTGTCTGCCATTGCCGGGCACAAGGGCCCGGTCTACATGCGCCTGCTGCGCGGCAAGGTACCCCTGGTCCTGGACGAATACGACTACAAGTTCGAACTCGGCAAGGCCAAGCTGCTGCGTGACGGCAAGGACGTGCTGATCATTGCCACCGGCCTGATGACCATGCGCGCACTGGAGGTCGCTGACGCCATGTCTGGCGGCGCCGCCGACGTGGCTGTGCTGCACGTACCGACGATCAAGCCGCTTGACGAAGCGACCATCATCGAACAATGCCGCCGCGCCGGACGACTGGTGGTAGTGGCGGAGAACCACAGCCGCGTGGGCGGGCTCTCCGAAGCCGTTGCCATGACGCTGATGCAGGCACGCCTGCAACCAGAATTCCGTGTCGTGGCGCTGCCGGACCAGTTTCTCGACGCCGGCGCCCTGCCCACGCTGCATGACCGCTACGGCATCTCGACCGCGGCGATGGTGCAGAACATCGAGCAATGGCTGAAGTAAAGGATGCATGCATGAAAGTCAATGTCATCGGACTGGGCGCGATCGGGCTGCCCATGGCCCTGCAGATTCATCGCGCCGGCCACACTGTCGCCGGCATGGATGTCATGGAAGCTGCGTGCGAGAAGGCCGCAGCGCAGGGCATGACCGCGGTCAATCGCGTGTCGGATCTTCCTGCAAGCGAGACCGTGGTCGTCATGGTCGCCACGCCGGAGCAACTGGCAAGACTGGTCGAAGAGGCTGTCGA
Proteins encoded in this region:
- a CDS encoding transketolase family protein yields the protein MSAATTTSKPRLTTSAMIASIAAEGQRTRTAPFGHALVAEAEKRPEIVGMTADLSKYTDLHIFNQAFPERHLQMGMAEQLLMAAAGGMAKEGFMPFATTYAVFATRRAYDFIHQVIAEENLNVKICAALPGLTTGYGPSHQATEDIALMRGIPGLTIVDPCDALDTEQAVSAIAGHKGPVYMRLLRGKVPLVLDEYDYKFELGKAKLLRDGKDVLIIATGLMTMRALEVADAMSGGAADVAVLHVPTIKPLDEATIIEQCRRAGRLVVVAENHSRVGGLSEAVAMTLMQARLQPEFRVVALPDQFLDAGALPTLHDRYGISTAAMVQNIEQWLK